The Rissa tridactyla isolate bRisTri1 chromosome 12, bRisTri1.patW.cur.20221130, whole genome shotgun sequence DNA window CATAGCCTTTAATGCTTCCTTCCCTTTCACGCCCAGAGCCAGATAAATACCGCGTTTTCACTCCAGTTCCTATAAGTTGTGCTAGTTCCAGCTGGCTAATACATTTCAAGATCTAAAACCGAAAGATATTTAAACATTGTGTTTCTGGAtaccattatattttttttcttaacatatatttgtatttaatatttataagcTTCCCAGGTTCTCTAACCTTTAAAACAACTTTGACAACAATAACAGTTTTGATGTTGCTGAAGCATTACTAATACAACTGGAAATAGAGCTGAGTGATTCATTCAACATCGCCAGCTGCCACAAATCATTCCAATACGAGAAGAAATAAACAGTACCCAAAAACTTAACTTCGATCTCTAACTACTAGAGGAAACCCTTTTTTTACTTCTCACGGCATAACCTTCAAAACTATAAATAACTTGGGAGTTGATTTTCTAGAGAGTTCATTGTCCCAGAGAGATGAAAAGACTTATTGCAGCTGCCACTTTGGGTAACAATGGTCCAAAGTAGACAGTGAAAACATCAAAGTTGTGGCTTGCCATTAGCACAAGATTGACCATCTCTTCTTTCTTACTCCCCCACTGCAAAATCCCTTGGACTGGAACAAGCATTTGTGAGGGTACGCTGTAAGCCAGGTCCAAGTAATTTGTCAGCTAGAGTACCTTTTGGATCATTATCATGTAGCCAAAGACTATTGCCAGAGAACATAATGCAGCAGCTATGCCCCTTTTAACAGCAGCGCAGATTTAGATCTGATTAAAGAGCTCCTGGAAAACATGCTTTAAGAAAGTCTGTATTATCCTGATAACCTATCCATAGCTATCCCCCTCCAAGTTATTTTAGCCCTAATTTTTCATGTGGTTGTCGTATAAATGTTGCCAAACATTGCACAAAGTctaaacaatatttttgtttacatGAACAAGAATGCAATAGTTTCTGTGCAGAATTCTCTGAAGTCAAATGAGACTTTAATATGGTTCTAATTCCATATCAAAAGTGCTTACAAAAATTACAATATTTGTCACACAATGTCTATAGGGTAtaccaaaaaacccacagtgcattattttatatatatgaacATCATACACGCATATATCAAAAAAACCACTAATAAAATAATGCACTTGCATCTACATTCTAAACAGGGTTCTGACACACACTGGGAGCTAAATGCAGTTACTAAAGACTGAAAGTAGTAGAAGAATCCTGCAAGTTTTCAGAGGACTTTTCAGGCAACGCAACTGCCCTATTTAAACTAATCAAGTTTTTACCTCATGCCAGGAGTTGCCAAGATAGTTGCCATCTGTGTGAGCGACTGTAATAAGCGTCTTAATGGTATCTATgttcttctgtttcatttctgtaaTACTGGAACTGGCGGTCAACAAAGAAAAACGAGCAAGGGCCTGTACATAAGCATCTCGTTCGAGCTACAAGACAGAGAAACAAGCATCGTAATCAAGTCCCTGAAGAGCTACAGAAAGCTACTTGTCCAGCCTGCGTACAAAACTTTCCTTCTGTGTACAGTTGGCACTACTAGAGCACTTTCCAGCTGGCGGAGAGTAGGAGGCAAGGTAGCAAACACTCTTAATAGGAGACTCGGCAACAAAAGGAAAGCAGACTTGAAAAGCTCAAGGATATCAAGATCTTAAAAGAAACTAAAACGAgattgtaatattttattttaccgTTTCAAGAAACTAGATGAGATGCTTCATTTTCTATGTATAAGTTGTTTGTAATTCTtatctccctcccagtgcctacACCACCTGTAGCAGGCTCCATGCTGTCTCATACACACCTGCATTCCAAAGATACAGGCTATTCTAATTGCACATCGTATTCCTTCCAAACAAAGGGATGCAACTTCTGTGTCATCACAGTTCTGCAAGCCAACACTGTAAGCTGCCAGCAATGGAGTCCATACAAgctaaagaaaggaagaaactaaaTTCAGAAATCTATTATGATTTTAGCCCAAAACACTAGGTAACTGAAAGCAAATGTACCCAAAGAGTCCACCTGTTGCGTTACTTAACTCTTCAAAGTAATTTTCCACGCTTAAAGCTCTTAGCAATGAAGATACAAGAACTTCACACTCACTTTGAACATAGGTCTGACGTGATCCAGATGAGTGGCGCTAGTAAAAGGAGCCTTTGCGTGGCTTACAGCCTCCATGAGGGCTTTAGCTGTTTTAGCCATTTGTTCCATCTCCAAGTTGTACAACAACCTCCGCTGCTTCTCATTAGCCACACCTAAGGGGAACACCACACGGTtgcattggtttgtttttttataagAGCATATCCCATGCCTTCACATTGAGCACcacaaaatgttaaataaaggTATTGCAAATGAACCGTAAAGATAAAAATCTTCCGGAATGTTAGAATTCAGGAGGCTGTCATAGGCTGCAAGCAAGGAACTCCAGCACTAAAACCCAGACCACAACTCAAGACTTTGTTCTCTACACAATAACTATTTCAGCCCTTTATTATATGCCACATTATGACCTAATCACTGGAAGTCAGGGCAGCATACTCTGTTAAGTCACTCTGCCTCTAAAAATGGATGGAAAATCCTTCACCTTCTTAGGCCGACATCCTCAAAACAAAACTAGCCCTCACCGACTTTATTTATAAAGTAATAGCTTAGTGTTTCTTTATCCTTATACTAAAGGTTGCAACTTCACTTTTCAAGCAAGTCAATTTCGTTCCTATTTTGATCTAGGAAACCTGCAAACAGCActgaaaacactaaaaaaaccccactatgcCGAAGATTCAGATTTCaataatttgaattaaattaaCACCCATTGTTCTGAGTCAAAGCAGAGTACAGCTAGGGATACTAGTTTCAAGTGTACTCTACACACAGAAGTCCTTATTTGGTCTAGATGAGGACAGGTGACTATAGGTAATGAAAAATTCTCTGATCTCTCCCTTTTTCAAACGTTATCGCAAGGACTGTGGCACTTACCAGCCTCTGAACTATGACAGGCTATTGACagggagacaaaaaaacccaacccaaaacaataaTCCACCTGTTGTCTAGCACATAGAAACAAGAAGTTAACTTGCAAAGTGCCACCTTCAGTTATTCTACCATTTTCCCCTcacactttaatttaaaaaaaaaaaatcccagatctACTTTCTAGCGCCTCTCTGCAATGGTGCCAGATGCACTTACACAGCTATGTTTCcatcagagaagcagcagcattaagTTATAACTGAACCAGTTTCATTCCAAATATCTGTATTAGCCATTCTAAATGCAATTTATATATTGCACAAAGATGCTTTCAAAAAGGGATCTGAACGCCACTATGCCATCCTGAAAGTTACTGCAATAGTTCAAGAGCACTGTGGTCTTTCCAGTTACTAGTTCCTTCTTACTTGGTTTACTACACTTGGTTGTAATTGCGTATTCTTTTGTCTCTTTCAttgcaattttctttccttctatttcttcaTAGATTGTGGATAAGTACTCTACTGGCAGATCTTTACTGTCATTGATTCCTCGATTCATTTTAATGTATTGCtcctttgtcattttgttttttacCTGTAAAAAAGAATGGAAGTTGGATATCAGATTTTGAATGCAAGTTCCAGGGAAATTTGAACTTTTACAAGGTTGTTTTTTTACTTCCTACCTGTGGACTGTGCAAGTCTGTAGTCAGCATTATAATAGAGTATGCCAAAACATAGGCTGTGTCAGCACTGGCAAATAGTGTTTGCCTatgagagaagaagaaaaaagccacaaacaggTTTTTAGAGCCCTAATTCCTCAACACCTTAGCTCTATTTCTATGTGCAAGAAAAACACCCAGAAAGGCTACGCATTCAGCCTAAGAGCTAACAGAGCCTAAAATTAGTCTTTAGAAATGCATGAAGCTCCAAGtgtttcaaaatgcaaataaaaagggaaaaaaaaaactataaaagcaTCTTCTCCCCAGTTTGAAAACTAGCAATGACTGGAATCTTCCAAGAACATTCCCAAAAGATTATATATTATCCTTCTTTGGGTAATCCTACAAAAGCTAAAGAACAGCTTATTTTTCACTCCTAGGGTTTCATAAAGAATCATACAAACCCAACCCAGTGATGCACCAACTGGACTAAGGAATGGGCACCAATTAAGCCTGAACACCTTGCTAAACTTTAATGCGAGTGTACTGCATTAGAAACAACAGCAACACTGCCTACTTTATGTCAActaatatatatacattttgcTCAACGTCTAGTGGGCAACCAAAAACACGTGTAATATTTTATTAGGTATTATTTTTACCAATTGCTACTGCTTATTACTGCTGTTTACACTCAACTGAtctaaatttgtttaaaaacagaacagctaACACAGAGACAATTTAACATGCTTAGGGCTTCCCTTTTCCCATAATTCCTTCTAGCAAGTACTTGGGATTTAATGAAATAGCCAGCATCAGTATATTTTCTATCCAAAGTTTCTATTTCACCTAACTGCTGAAGAGATTCAGCACCAATATTAGCAACAAGACTTGCTCCTCATACAAGCCTGTAGAAGTTCCTGACCTGGTACGACTGTGAGTTGCACCTTGCCCCTAGGGGCCACAAACACCATGGCCATTCTTCAGGCACTCATCCAATACAAAGGTTTTGAATTACCGTTGGTTGCACTCAATATATCTAGCAGCAAACTTCTCCATTAATCTATCGATCTTCTGGGCTTCACCTGGCAGACGAAAGCCTTCCAGGAATATACGTAGAGCAGAGACAAAGTCTTTTCCACAGAAATCAAGCTGGTCTACATAGGCATACATTACTTCCTTGTTGAACTTGTTGCTTTCCCCAAGAAACTCCCCTACTTGAGTCTAAAAACACAAGAGACAGTTATTACTGTGTAATCCAACTGCCAGCTTTGCAAGAAAGTTTATAGCACAAGAATTGCACAGCTGCCAGTTTTGTAAGACCAATATGCTTCACTGAGCAGGCAGAGCAACCGTTAGAGGGATGACAAGAAACCAGTGTCATTAGAAAATGCCTTTAGTCTGCATATTCTTGCTTCCCTCACTCCCCAAGGCGAGATCTGCATTACTGTACTGCCAAGGAAAGCTGAACTGTGCCCAGTTTCACATGCAGAGGAGAATGCTTTGCCACTGCAGAACGTGATACTCCTTTGCTGGCAAGATACCATTAATGCAGATAAAATGCATGTTCCCATTTATGAGGAATCCCTTCAGCACTTTATTGTAAACACAGCTACTTTACTAAAAAGCCTGGGACAGCAAGTAAATAGAAAATAGCATTGGTATTAAGTATCTTCATTAGAACTCTTACACTTTCAGTTATCTGTTAATGAAATATCAACTAAAGAGAGAGTGCATGCAGTCATCAGAAGACAGGGGAAAAGATGATAGAGGCAAGAGTATTAGTTATCTTATGTTGCACGTAATCTTACAGAACAGAGGCGTTCTTCTTGGTGCAAAAATTGTGCAATGTCTTCCGCTGTAGTGCCAAGCATTCCCTGCTCCTGTAGATACTGTATTCCTCTCTTTGGTTTTTTATTAAACCTATTCAGACAAAAACATGGGCAAATTGAGACATACAATTGGAAAATATCACAACCTATAAAGTTTTAGTTTTACAGAGCCCTTCAAAACCAAAGATTCTGTGCTTTAGGTCTACGTCTTTTTTTCtagttagaaaaacaaataatcaaaGAATGTGCAACAACTGTATTAACTGTATCACAGCATAGGCTGCGATAGGATACCTCCTAAGGTACATTCAGTTGCCGATAAGCTTAAAAGTTATTGCTGGGAAATTAACTTAAAAACTGACCTTTGTGAAATATCAGAGTTTCCATGAAATGTTAAGAATGTTGCTGTTAAAGACCTTTTTATAGCATTTACAAACATAAAGATcttcaaattaatgaaaaagaaataaagcatagCTGGACAATGACTTAATTCTCCAAACTCTGTTTCAATAGAAGACAACAAATGGTGAAAGAGCTGTAAGACAGCATTAAGCCTGCCTGCTCAAAtcaatttttctctctgtatacACACACTTTTGTGTGGCTGAACCAGCACAAATGAAAGCTGTGAAACAACTCTCCAACTCCACCTAAGATTTCACTGAATTCCTTTTAACTACAAGAGCCTCCAGCATTAGCTTTTGACAACAGCAGGCAAGAGTCTTCAACATTAAGATAAATATGTAAGTGTCCCTGCAGGTTTCAGCATGTAAGACCATGAGAAGCAGTATGGTTGTACACATAGTTTGTTTTCCTAGtgaacttttattttcctgtcataCTGGACTTACAGTTCTATCCCATGttcaattatttccttttgttgctTTATGACTTCAAATTGCTCAGGATCATCTGGGACAGCAGTCTGGGTACCAACACTTCCGACTCCTGACGACACAGTGGAGTCCAAGGAACTGACACTGCTCCGTCTCCCTCCACTCTCAAGGCATTTACCCTCAGCCATTTCCTGTTCTGATGGTTTATATGAACCTGTTTATAAACGGGGCAAGACTTAATTTATCCTGTTCAGTCAAAAGCTTTTAGTTATAAAACTTTTTAGGAGAAATTTGTgagtcagtatttttattttaccatgTATACTTTTTAGCAGTCTACACTACATGAAGACTGATGCAATTCTAAAATAATCCATGAACAGGCAGAAGATCAGCAGCAATTATGGAGAAATTGCACTTCAACTTAGCAACTGCAAGATTTGTCACACCTCTCTACATAAGCCAACTTTTATAGCGTAGACAATGGCCTGGCTAAAGCTTTTAAACAGAACCTGGTTATTTGAACCAGACATTTGAAGAGTCCGTGACTGCAACAGCATTAACAGTTGTTTGCAAAATACTTCATTTGTATAAACAAATCATTATGTAAAGACCTGGCATCCACACTTCTGAATAGTTCCTAAACAGTGAATAAACACAAGGACAAGCTTATTAAACAAATTAGTCTCTCCATAAGGAAACAATCTTACCCAAGCTAGCCTGATGGTTGGGGTTCACATAAAGGTCTTTGCTCCATTCTaccatacattttaaaatagaaaccaAACATTCAAGTCCTTTTTTCCTCAGGCTTAGttcctaaaaaataataaaaaataaaaacaaacaccacatcaaaaaccccaaacaatataTGTATATCCACAAGTTTTTAGAAGGCATTACATCACACCATTCATATCTTAGGAAGTTCGTCAGTTAGGGGGAAATGTATTGGTTATACAAAGTTTCTGCCCCCGACTACTTAGGTTGGATACATCCAGGCCAAAAGCAACCATAACCAGAGTGACACCACAACACATTCCAGCTGCTTTAGGCAGATGGTCTACTGACAACTGATGAGTACAACCAAGGGTCAATATACACTAAATACTAAATGCAACCCCTTTGTTGCATGATGACCATTCAGTAAGCCTCTATAGTGTCAGATCTCTCCTCAAGCAAGACAAGCGTCTCACTACCTTAGCTCTACAgtaaaacatttctatttaaaatctgaaacacagGTCTCCTggtttttacttctgttttctgatCAAAGGACCACAGGgggtaaaaaataaattaaaaaaaaaaaatcaaggaagcaCTGATACAATTCTAACTGAAGGTGTGAGGTACAGTCAGTTCTGAGACCAACACTGGCACCAAGTTCACTTCAGCCCTGAGAGCCGCTAGGCTGGCCTAGAAAAACAGTGCTGTAGGACAAGGCCAACGTCAGAAAAACCTGCTCTTTCAGAAAGCAGTCTATATTCCACTCTCCCTCTAAGGGCTAGGAAAGTATAATTCTAAAAATAAAGTAGTTGTGGTGGAGATATGGCACAAACAGTTTGtgcaaagaaaacaagatgaaggTACTGCTGGTTCATAACCCCCAAAAGGAAAGTCACTTGAGTAAGGCAGAGGAAGACTCATTTGATTCTCTCTCCCATGGCAGCCCAACAAGAAAGCCCAGAACAAGCCTAGCGTCACAACGGAAATATGCAGCAAAATCACCAAGTAAATTAATTGTACTGCTTCAGCACCTAATTGCAAATTAGCTAACTAATAAAACGTAAGTAACATTAGTAGGTTACAGAAAACACGAACCACTGGGAGCATCAGTAATGATGCAGACAGCACCATTTATGAGAAAATAGTACCTTAtcttcaaagctgtttttcttacCTGTAAAGGCGTCATTCCCAACTCATGCCCACTTCGTCCTTGTGCAATTTTGGACAAATCATTTACAAGGCGTTCAAATATATTAGCAGCATTTAAATCACAGTCATAGTTAACATAAATATCGACTACACACTGGGCatcttgaaaataaaagaaaatgcaagtattAGGATTCAGTgtaatagcatttttaaaaagaatctgCCACTTGGAGCAGGCAACGGGGATGAATCCAGACATTTCACCCAAGCATTATGGGAGCAAATCTAATTTTTCCACACTTAAACATTATATCTGGCATTTgtctgcaaaataattttcatttgctgCCAGAGGAAGTGACTGCTTTTCACAACAATGGAAATACCTGCACAAATTCTAGTTAAAGTCTGAATCACCATCCATTTGTGTTCAAAGGAACTTGAAGAAGTCTCTAGAATATTCAGGAAGATCTCTTTGAAAAACACCTGCAAAATAAATGAGGTAAAGAACATGATGATCTGAAACTTGTTACAACCATGTCAAATGCACAAATTCATTTCTCTTCAGTAATTTCGCTTGAAGAGTATCATCTCATACCCATCTCATACCCATCTCTCATATGAAGAGTATCATCTCATACAGTAATACACTAGTTTAGTAAGCAAACAAAACTAAGACATTAACTTCTAAGTTCCAGCTGCCTTTTTATCATTGCAGTATTTTCATTTGAGAAATAGAGCATCATTCAAATGATAGATAAAAAGACTCTCACCtcaatctgcatttttaaatgggTCTTAAAATTTGAAAGCAGCGTGAGAAAGATGGCAAGAGAGAGTTCAAATACATCAGGAACAGAAGAGACTCCATTTTTAGATAATGCTACACAAAGATATTGCTTGATTGCATTGATGAACATTTCGTGTGTCCTGAAAACTGGACCAGCATTCTGCAGTACCGAGAGAAGAAGCTGGAGAGACACTATCTTAGAACGTAGTTCATGggatctagaaaaaaaaaacaacattaaacatatttttattgtatttctgaaTAAATACTTGTATTCAACATGAGCACTATAGCATTTCTGCTGCCAAGAAGAAATGActactattttatttcatttcaatgcCACAGGGCAGGAAGGGTGGAAATCAGCCTGCAAGTGATTTTGGAAAACATCTACCATCTtaattttgagatttttctggGAGTATTAACATCTTAGACCAGGATAACAGATGCAACTCAGTGCTACTAAGAAGCATTCCCCGACTCCCCCATCAATAGCTTCACAAATACTATAGTCAAGGCCACTTCAACTGATAAGATTAATAAGCCCATTACACAAAAAATcctcaaatattaatttttttaataatttgaagcAAGTTTCAATCCTAGATTCATCAAGCTAATTGAAACAAGGGCCTGACAGGTGAATTTTGAATACCTGCTTTACTATACAGCAGCTACTTAACCGTCTCCAAAAGCTACCTGAAGAGGACAGTGTAATAAATACAATCTCATTACTTGGGATCTGGTGGTCCATCAGCAAGCGGTTTCATGGACAGCTTGCACAATGACCTGAACACAAGGAAGGCATCCTTTTGTAGAACGTGGGAAAATTTGGCAGCGGCTTGTTGTCCAGATACATCCGTTTCCTTGAAAGCAAGAAACACAATGTTAGATCCTCAGTGAGATAAAGGAACAGAGCAATTAGGAAGATTTCACAGCTCCTCTGAGAATTAGCTACAGATTATAAAAATGGTACATTTGGCAAAGTTTAAGTCTAAACAGGACTACAAGCGATCTGGATCTTTTCACACATATTGACCAACTCTTCCGTTCTGCCCCCACCCTGTATTACAATACAATTAACATAATCAATTTTAGAACAGTTGCTGCTTCCTTTTCAAGCCTGAGCAGGACACATACATTAAAGCttctgtcccttccctccccaaaatccCACTGTATTAGTTGGCATGATAAAAACATTTCTCCTTTCCTAAATATACGTTAGCATCCAGTGAAATAATTTACCAGATTCTCAGTGGAGGAAACAGATTGCCCATCATCTGGAATCCCGTTTGTTTGTACATTTTCACCACTAGAGCCAGGAAGAGCAATATCTGCAGTCTCTAATGCAGGTAGAGCCTTAACTGTTTCTGTTACCTGCTTTTCTTCAGCCactaaagggaaaagaggaaaactgaTTAAAATAATCTATTGAGCTTTTTTATCCCATGACTTTGTGAAGCCCTACAACCAAGTGGGATAGAAGCAGCACTGGTAAACTAGGTTTCACAGCTACCAGCAAAAAGAAGAATACTGTGAGACAATAAAAACCTGTTCGTACTGCCTTAGTAGGTGTTCTTGATAGatacttagtaaaaaaaaaaataaataaataaaattccatgCTTTTATAGTCACAGGACCAAAATTTTGCCAATACACGTGCATCTGTTTTACTTCAGAAGATTTTTCTACCTTTCACAGCTGACGTGACCACATCTTCCAAGATGCCTTTAACCATTTCCTTTCCTCCGTCAGTTGCTTCCTCTaatgaaacacagaaagagaTAATTTTGAATTAGTAGTTTCATTTAGGAAGAAGATTAAAAGGAGAAACATCATAGAGGCAGAAAGgttaaaaacagattttcttctacAGTTTTCCTGTAAAGCCATTTCCAAGAAGTCATACAAAAATTCCCACTGCTGTTATTTCCATCGTTTAAATCAAAGCactaatatttttaatgctgtgaGATTTTGTCACTTGTATTTACCAACTGTTACAAACTTTTAGTTTTGGAATATTCTATGTTCCTAATTTGGATACAATATATGCTCAGGATAAGTTCTTCATAACACACATTATTTTTACCACAGGACTTCAATTACCTCAAAGTGATTCTGTCACTTCCCACATACCGTGAttattctcttcctttccttcccctttatcAACCTAATCAAGTCAAATTCCATTATAATTCTATATACATAAGCTATATATAGTTGTACTAGAATTCTAGTGAAAACGGGAGCCTTTCTTCAACGGTTATAATACTGCAGACAAGCTAAGGGTGGCCTGTATAATCTGAATAACTACTGAGAAAATTCAATCAGGACTTGAGCCAAGAACCCCAGTCACTTCTCCCCAGAATAGCCTGAAAGAGCATTTTCCAATAGAAACATTATAACTGAAAGCAACAGCCACAACCTATCCTTGTTCACCTGATGCTGAAAGAGTCAAATCCTGCTCCAAGGTCACATCTCCATTTTCTGCCCTCTCAGGTTCACCATTCGTTAATTCCACACTTACAGAACCAGGGGGTTTGCCCTCCTGACAGCTGTGCTTTAACTGACCCATCTTCGGAGACTTGGACACCACTTGAATTGCAGGAGACTGGGACTTCTGCTGATTTGTTTTTTCTACTTCTCTGGATTCTTGTATCTTGAAAAAACAATATGAAAAAGTTAATCTAAGGCACAAAACACAATAAGGGAAAACACGTCTATGGTGACTGATGTTCCTTTCTGAATTCACGTGTTCacaagaaacagtgaaaatataATCACTTGAccagtcaaattaaaaaaatgtccttcaagcttattttaaaagcatccCATCATTTGTTTATACAAAGCCATTTGGCAGAAACTACAGTGTGAAACCTTGCTATCAGCAATaagcttcatattttatttcagtcagTACACTTCAGTATGCTACActgcaggattttatttttttttaagttacgaATCAACAGATATCCAACTACAGTGAGAGacccattaaaaataataaaaagttttcTGTTCATTTGTCAAGCCTAAACATTTGAGATGAGCAAAAGTAATAGTTACATACAGCTTGATTTTCCATCCGTGTAAAAATGACATTTAACATCTGCGTAAGGGTAGCTTTGGCAGTTGTCTGATTAATAAGATTTTTACTGGCCAGATAGATGTTGTAACAGGTTCTAACAGTCTGAAGAATTGTTCCTTCATGAATTTCTATATATGGAGATGTTACTGCAGTGAGGAGAGCCTGAAAAAGTCCATAACACAGTGAAAATTAGATCTAAGCAAGTAGGCAGCAGTACACTTCATGCAGGTCTCTCATAATAATAATGGATTTGTTGTGAAACACATATCTGTTTATGAGACTTTATAAGGAACTTCTAATTCTCTGAAACAACATTTCAAATCAAAGAAAGTTTAACAGAACTTCCAAATATCTCTGTCCTCTCCTGAGCTGTTGAAGTGTTTTATCACAACTAGTTTTCCACTAAGGGAGACATTCCACCTCCAAATGAAACAGATACCATTATATTCTATGGCTTAATTTCTGTGAAAGGGCCAATTGGTCTACACTGACATCAAATTAGATTACTAGAAGATTCACCAACTTCTAACCTCAGCTACCTTAGCCCAAGTACATTTCAGAACTAGAAAACACAACACTGGTACTACTATGCCTTGTTGAGAACATGTACTGCAAATCTCTCTGGAAAAATGGACACAAGAGCAGACCGGCTAGAGCAACATGCCATGATAGCGTATCACAGCTACAGTGCCTTCATTTGAAGGCTGACAGCAATTCATTGCCCTAATGAAAGTGGGCATCCCTAGCCTAGGAGATGAACATTGAGCTGTCTGCAAGACAAAGTCTCCAGACCATGGTTCATCCCAGAAAGAAGGACAAACATTTATAAAGTATTCCCTTATGTTCTGTTTCACCAAGAGGAAATACATTTCACATACCAAGTCTGACCTGGTGACAGCCTCCCTAAATTCAATGACACGTCTAACAGCATAAGAAATGGAGAAACTAGGCTTTAACTAGAGCTTCacattaaatttttttcagttacaaaatcaaagacagagaaagcaaattAATATTGCACCATAACGAACCAAATAAAATACCTTAATTATCTGCAGTTGTACTCCTTCATCTGTTTGAGGACCCTGGAAGCAATTGCAAATGGTTTCAACTATTCGGTCAATCAGCCGTTTTCCAGGAGCTCCGCTGTCTGGAGCATTGCCAGTGATATGTCCATATGCAATGAGTTTCTACGTAGAAAGAATGCAGGTTAGACAACCATATactgttaaataaaatacagttaagTACATCATGAAAAGGGGGTTTTAGACAGCATACCTCACTTAACCAGTTTTAACACAAAAATTTTACACCATCAATACTCTGGCTACCAAATACTTGGACTGTTCATACAACTAGACAAAACAGATTAGTAAATGATACAAACTTCTTCCACCAGACCACTTCTTCCTACCATAACCAGACAATCTTTGTACCTATTCACAACAGAAAGGTTCTGTCCTCGAGTTGCATTCATTTTTTCTGTAAGAATCTAAGGAGGAAGAAAGTAGAAAAATTCCAGAGTCTGAACTCCCATGACATCAGCACCACAAGAAACACCATGGTAAATATTCCACGTAGAGCATCACAGATGAAACATCTTTACTAAATAATGTAAGCGTTTATGAGCTTCAATAAAGCTCTGCTTCACTATAAAACACCACACACATTTCTGACTTTGACAAGACACACTTTCAGCCAAGTCTGATAACCTATTTTGCACGGTTTATGC harbors:
- the ARFGEF2 gene encoding brefeldin A-inhibited guanine nucleotide-exchange protein 2 isoform X2 codes for the protein MQPPAREQDARTKSMFVSRALEKILAEKEAKRPPHGQLRRACQVALDEIKAELEKQREGTAAPPKANFIEADKYFLPFELACQSKSPRIVSTSLDCLQKLIAYGHITGNAPDSGAPGKRLIDRIVETICNCFQGPQTDEGVQLQIIKALLTAVTSPYIEIHEGTILQTVRTCYNIYLASKNLINQTTAKATLTQMLNVIFTRMENQAIQESREVEKTNQQKSQSPAIQVVSKSPKMGQLKHSCQEGKPPGSVSVELTNGEPERAENGDVTLEQDLTLSASEEATDGGKEMVKGILEDVVTSAVKVAEEKQVTETVKALPALETADIALPGSSGENVQTNGIPDDGQSVSSTENLETDVSGQQAAAKFSHVLQKDAFLVFRSLCKLSMKPLADGPPDPKSHELRSKIVSLQLLLSVLQNAGPVFRTHEMFINAIKQYLCVALSKNGVSSVPDVFELSLAIFLTLLSNFKTHLKMQIEVFFKEIFLNILETSSSSFEHKWMVIQTLTRICADAQCVVDIYVNYDCDLNAANIFERLVNDLSKIAQGRSGHELGMTPLQELSLRKKGLECLVSILKCMVEWSKDLYVNPNHQASLGSYKPSEQEMAEGKCLESGGRRSSVSSLDSTVSSGVGSVGTQTAVPDDPEQFEVIKQQKEIIEHGIELFNKKPKRGIQYLQEQGMLGTTAEDIAQFLHQEERLCSTQVGEFLGESNKFNKEVMYAYVDQLDFCGKDFVSALRIFLEGFRLPGEAQKIDRLMEKFAARYIECNQRQTLFASADTAYVLAYSIIMLTTDLHSPQVKNKMTKEQYIKMNRGINDSKDLPVEYLSTIYEEIEGKKIAMKETKEYAITTKCSKPSVANEKQRRLLYNLEMEQMAKTAKALMEAVSHAKAPFTSATHLDHVRPMFKLVWTPLLAAYSVGLQNCDDTEVASLCLEGIRCAIRIACIFGMQLERDAYVQALARFSLLTASSSITEMKQKNIDTIKTLITVAHTDGNYLGNSWHEILKCISQLELAQLIGTGVKTRYLSGSGREREGSIKGYASGGEEFMGLGLGNLVGTGADKRHMASIQESVGETSSQSVVVAVDRIFTGSTRLDGNAIVDFVRWLCAVSMDELASPHHPRMFSLQKIVEISYYNMNRIRLQWSRIWHVIGDHFNKVGCNPNEDVAIFAVDSLRQLSMKFLEKGELANFRFQKDFLRPFEHIMKKNRSPTIRDMVIRCIAQMVNSQAGNIRSGWKNIFAVFHQAASDHDGNIVELAFQTTAHIVTNIFQQHFPAAIDSFQDAVKCLSEFACNVAFPDTSMEAIRLIRYCAKYVSERPQVLREYTSDDMNVAPGDRVWVRGWFPILFELSCIINRCKLDVRTRGLTVMFEIMKSYGHTFEKHWWQDLFRIVFRIFDNMKLPEQQTEKSEWMTTTCNHALYAICDVFTQFYEALNEILLPDILAQLHWCVKQAC